Proteins encoded within one genomic window of Pygocentrus nattereri isolate fPygNat1 chromosome 7, fPygNat1.pri, whole genome shotgun sequence:
- the LOC108434843 gene encoding AFG3-like protein 1 isoform X1 produces MKLYPSCKMVRLLRFTTAGSMKFWADSWRRGSCVFSTNSAAVRNVSLHRMKLRLGSSETLLSHLRAFSSKPPKGFEKFFPKSAGAPGVNRSAAEPKVKSNQPEAQGTRGGASGGGRGGGGKKEDDSRWSRILKGDFPWDEKDFRNVIIAGAGMLSVFVYLHFRDTGREISWKDFVNYYLAKGLVERLEVVNKQYVRVLPVPGVNTSEVNYVWFNIGTVDTFERNLEQAERELGLEDPHKLPVVYSTESDGSFLMNMLPTVLLVGFLLFTLRRGPTAGGSGGRRANNPLSMTESTAKIIKNKINVRFRDVAGCEEAKVEVLEFVNFLKNPKQYQDLGAKMPKGAVLSGPPGTGKTLLAKATAGEAGVPFITVNGSEFLEMFVGVGAARVRDMFALARKHAPCILFIDEIDAVGKKRGGGHFGGQSEQENTLNQLLVEMDGFNNSTNVVVLAATNRMDVLDPALLRPGRFDRQIYIGHPDIKGRASIFKVHLRPLKLDSSLTSDALARKLAAFTPGFTGADIANVCNEAALIAARHLSPAVSSIHFEQAVERVIGGLEKKTQVLQPAEKTTVAYHEAGHAVVGWFLEHADPLLKVSIIPRGKGLGYAQYLSKEQYLFSREQLFDRMCMMLGGRVAEQVFFGRITTGAQDDLRKVTQSAYAQIVQFGMSDVVGQMAFDLPRQGELVSEKPYSEATAQLIDQEVRSLISKAFERAHELITEKRELVEQVGKRLLEKEVLEKADMMELLGPRPFEEKSTYEEFLEETGSFEEDISLPEGLKDWNQSKGGSSQQQKQAVYL; encoded by the exons ATGAAACTTTATCCCAGCTGTAAGATGGTTCGGCTCCTGCGGTTCACCACTGCAGGCTCTATGAAGTTTTGGGCGGACTCCTGGAGGAGAGGGAGCTGTGTATTCAGCACGAACAGCGCAGCTGTTAGG AATGTTTCTCTGCACCGAATGAAATTAAGATTGGGATCAAGTGAAACATTGCTGTCACATTTGCGTGCCTTCTCAAGCAAACCACCTAAAG GATTTGAGAAGTTCTTTCCAAAAAGTGCAGGCGCCCCCGGTGTTAATAGGTCAGCTGCTGAACCCAAGG TGAAATCAAATCagccagaggcccagggaacgaGAGGTGGAGCaagtggaggaggaagaggtgGGGGTGGTAAAAAGGAAGATGACAGTCGGTGGTCCCGCATCCTTAAA GGAGACTTCCCATGGGATGAAAAGGACTTCCGGAATGTCATCATTGCAGGAGCTGGAATGCTGTCAGTGTTCGTTTATTTGCACTTCAGAGACACAGGAAGAGAGATATCTTGGAAGGATTTTGTTAATTATTACCTTGCCAAAGGGCTG gtTGAGCGCCTTGAAGTGGTTAACAAACAATATGTGAGAGTGCTTCCTGTTCCAGGTGTAAATACATCAGAAGTG AATTATGTTTGGTTCAACATTGGCACTGTTGATACATTTGAAAGGAATTTGGAGCAAGCAGAACGTGAGCTGGGTTTAGAGGATCCACATAAACTTCCGGTGGTATACAGCACTGAGAGTGATGG GTCATTCCTAATGAACATGCTCCCGACTGTTCTGCTGGTTGGTTTCCTGCTCTTCACTCTGAGACGGGGACCAACAGCAGGAGGGAGCGGAGGCAGGAGAGCAAACAACCCCTTAAGCATGACTGAGTCCACAgctaaaataatcaaaaacaaGATCAATGTTAGGTTCAGGGATGTTGCTGGGTGTGAGGAGGCCAAGGTGGAGGTCTTGGAGTTTGTTAACTTCTTGAAGAACCCAAAACAGTACCAGGACCTTGGAGCCAAAATGCCAAAG GGTGCAGTGTTGTCAGGCCCACCTGGCACTGGAAAGACTCTGTTGGCAAAAGCTACTGCTGGAGAGGCTGGAGTTCCATTCATTACAGTTAATGGCTCTGAGTTTCTGGAGATGTTTGTTGGTGTTGGGGCAGCGCGG GTAAGGGACATGTTTGCCCTGGCCAGAAAGCATGCTCCTTGTATTCTGTTCATTGATGAAATTGATGCTGTAGGCAAGAAGAGAGGCGGAGGGCACTTTGGTGGGCAAAGTGAGCAGGAGAACACGCTCAACCAGCTGCTGGTGGAGATGGATG GCTTCAACAACAgcactaatgtggtggtgctggCAGCCACCAACCGCATGGATGTGTTAGATCCTGCACTTTTGAGACCTGGAAGATTTGACAGGCAGATCTACATAG GACATCCTGATATTAAAGGAAGGGCGTCCATTTTTAAAGTGCACTTACGACCACTGAAGCTGGATTCCAGCTTGACCTCAGATGCCTTGGCCAGAAAACTGGCAGCTTTCACACCTGGCTTCACGG GTGCTGATATTGCCAATGTGTGCAACGAAGCAGCGCTCATTGCAGCCCGTCACCTCAGTCCAGCCGTGTCCTCCATACACTTTGAGCAGGCTGTTGAGAGGGTGATTGGAGGCCTGGAAAAGAAGACCCAGGTGCTGCAACCTGCTGAGAAAACCACTGTAGCATACCATGAGGCTGGTCATGCAGTGGTGGGCTGGTTTCTGGAGCATGCTGACCCACTACTAAAG GTGTCCATCATTCCTCGAGGAAAAGGACTAGGCTACGCTCAGTATCTTTCTAAGGAGCAGTACTTGTTCAGCCGAGAACAGCTGTTTGACCGGATGTGTATGATGCTAGGAGGACGCGTAGCAGAGCAGGTGTTTTTTGGCAGAATCACCACAGGTGCACAGGATGACCTTAGAAAAGTCACACAGTCTGCTTACGCTCAG ATTGTGCAGTTTGGAATGAGTGACGTGGTGGGTCAGATGGCATTTGATCTCCCTCGGCAGGGCGAGCTGGTGTCAGAGAAGCCATACAGTGAGGCTACTGCTCAGCTCATAGATCAGGAAGTGCGCTCTCTCATCAGCAAGGCCTTTGAGAGGGCCCATGAACTCAtcacagagaagagagaactGGTGGAGCAG
- the LOC108434843 gene encoding AFG3-like protein 1 isoform X2, which yields MVRLLRFTTAGSMKFWADSWRRGSCVFSTNSAAVRNVSLHRMKLRLGSSETLLSHLRAFSSKPPKGFEKFFPKSAGAPGVNRSAAEPKVKSNQPEAQGTRGGASGGGRGGGGKKEDDSRWSRILKGDFPWDEKDFRNVIIAGAGMLSVFVYLHFRDTGREISWKDFVNYYLAKGLVERLEVVNKQYVRVLPVPGVNTSEVNYVWFNIGTVDTFERNLEQAERELGLEDPHKLPVVYSTESDGSFLMNMLPTVLLVGFLLFTLRRGPTAGGSGGRRANNPLSMTESTAKIIKNKINVRFRDVAGCEEAKVEVLEFVNFLKNPKQYQDLGAKMPKGAVLSGPPGTGKTLLAKATAGEAGVPFITVNGSEFLEMFVGVGAARVRDMFALARKHAPCILFIDEIDAVGKKRGGGHFGGQSEQENTLNQLLVEMDGFNNSTNVVVLAATNRMDVLDPALLRPGRFDRQIYIGHPDIKGRASIFKVHLRPLKLDSSLTSDALARKLAAFTPGFTGADIANVCNEAALIAARHLSPAVSSIHFEQAVERVIGGLEKKTQVLQPAEKTTVAYHEAGHAVVGWFLEHADPLLKVSIIPRGKGLGYAQYLSKEQYLFSREQLFDRMCMMLGGRVAEQVFFGRITTGAQDDLRKVTQSAYAQIVQFGMSDVVGQMAFDLPRQGELVSEKPYSEATAQLIDQEVRSLISKAFERAHELITEKRELVEQVGKRLLEKEVLEKADMMELLGPRPFEEKSTYEEFLEETGSFEEDISLPEGLKDWNQSKGGSSQQQKQAVYL from the exons ATGGTTCGGCTCCTGCGGTTCACCACTGCAGGCTCTATGAAGTTTTGGGCGGACTCCTGGAGGAGAGGGAGCTGTGTATTCAGCACGAACAGCGCAGCTGTTAGG AATGTTTCTCTGCACCGAATGAAATTAAGATTGGGATCAAGTGAAACATTGCTGTCACATTTGCGTGCCTTCTCAAGCAAACCACCTAAAG GATTTGAGAAGTTCTTTCCAAAAAGTGCAGGCGCCCCCGGTGTTAATAGGTCAGCTGCTGAACCCAAGG TGAAATCAAATCagccagaggcccagggaacgaGAGGTGGAGCaagtggaggaggaagaggtgGGGGTGGTAAAAAGGAAGATGACAGTCGGTGGTCCCGCATCCTTAAA GGAGACTTCCCATGGGATGAAAAGGACTTCCGGAATGTCATCATTGCAGGAGCTGGAATGCTGTCAGTGTTCGTTTATTTGCACTTCAGAGACACAGGAAGAGAGATATCTTGGAAGGATTTTGTTAATTATTACCTTGCCAAAGGGCTG gtTGAGCGCCTTGAAGTGGTTAACAAACAATATGTGAGAGTGCTTCCTGTTCCAGGTGTAAATACATCAGAAGTG AATTATGTTTGGTTCAACATTGGCACTGTTGATACATTTGAAAGGAATTTGGAGCAAGCAGAACGTGAGCTGGGTTTAGAGGATCCACATAAACTTCCGGTGGTATACAGCACTGAGAGTGATGG GTCATTCCTAATGAACATGCTCCCGACTGTTCTGCTGGTTGGTTTCCTGCTCTTCACTCTGAGACGGGGACCAACAGCAGGAGGGAGCGGAGGCAGGAGAGCAAACAACCCCTTAAGCATGACTGAGTCCACAgctaaaataatcaaaaacaaGATCAATGTTAGGTTCAGGGATGTTGCTGGGTGTGAGGAGGCCAAGGTGGAGGTCTTGGAGTTTGTTAACTTCTTGAAGAACCCAAAACAGTACCAGGACCTTGGAGCCAAAATGCCAAAG GGTGCAGTGTTGTCAGGCCCACCTGGCACTGGAAAGACTCTGTTGGCAAAAGCTACTGCTGGAGAGGCTGGAGTTCCATTCATTACAGTTAATGGCTCTGAGTTTCTGGAGATGTTTGTTGGTGTTGGGGCAGCGCGG GTAAGGGACATGTTTGCCCTGGCCAGAAAGCATGCTCCTTGTATTCTGTTCATTGATGAAATTGATGCTGTAGGCAAGAAGAGAGGCGGAGGGCACTTTGGTGGGCAAAGTGAGCAGGAGAACACGCTCAACCAGCTGCTGGTGGAGATGGATG GCTTCAACAACAgcactaatgtggtggtgctggCAGCCACCAACCGCATGGATGTGTTAGATCCTGCACTTTTGAGACCTGGAAGATTTGACAGGCAGATCTACATAG GACATCCTGATATTAAAGGAAGGGCGTCCATTTTTAAAGTGCACTTACGACCACTGAAGCTGGATTCCAGCTTGACCTCAGATGCCTTGGCCAGAAAACTGGCAGCTTTCACACCTGGCTTCACGG GTGCTGATATTGCCAATGTGTGCAACGAAGCAGCGCTCATTGCAGCCCGTCACCTCAGTCCAGCCGTGTCCTCCATACACTTTGAGCAGGCTGTTGAGAGGGTGATTGGAGGCCTGGAAAAGAAGACCCAGGTGCTGCAACCTGCTGAGAAAACCACTGTAGCATACCATGAGGCTGGTCATGCAGTGGTGGGCTGGTTTCTGGAGCATGCTGACCCACTACTAAAG GTGTCCATCATTCCTCGAGGAAAAGGACTAGGCTACGCTCAGTATCTTTCTAAGGAGCAGTACTTGTTCAGCCGAGAACAGCTGTTTGACCGGATGTGTATGATGCTAGGAGGACGCGTAGCAGAGCAGGTGTTTTTTGGCAGAATCACCACAGGTGCACAGGATGACCTTAGAAAAGTCACACAGTCTGCTTACGCTCAG ATTGTGCAGTTTGGAATGAGTGACGTGGTGGGTCAGATGGCATTTGATCTCCCTCGGCAGGGCGAGCTGGTGTCAGAGAAGCCATACAGTGAGGCTACTGCTCAGCTCATAGATCAGGAAGTGCGCTCTCTCATCAGCAAGGCCTTTGAGAGGGCCCATGAACTCAtcacagagaagagagaactGGTGGAGCAG